Below is a window of Sporomusaceae bacterium DNA.
TACTTTCGAAGAGATGGAAGCTATCCGTCTGGTTGACTGCGGGCAGCTTGACATGGGCGAGGCGGCGGACAGCATGGCGGTATCCAGGCCGACGCTGCACCGCATCGTAAACAAAGCGCGGCAGAAAATCGCCACCGCCTTGTGGCAGGGAAAAGCGCTGAGGATCGAGGGAGGCTCTTTCCGCCTCGATCATACCAACCGCGATCGCTTGCGGCATTTCGTCTGCGGCGCATGCGGGCATAAGTGGGCTGTGCCGCACGGCACCGGACAAAGGGGCCGTGATATGAACTGCCCTAGTTGCCAGGCTCAGCAAGCCAGACGGGAAGAGGAATAATTTTTTGCGTATGTTATGAAATATATTTCATAAACTAAGGAGGAGATGTAGATATGCCAAGAGGAGACGGAACAGGACCAATGGGGCTCGGGCCGGGTTGCCGGGGGCCGCGCGCTGCTGGGGGACTGGCAGTGGGGCTTAGTATGGGCAGTGGGTTGGCGCGGTTTGGCGAGCCGGTGCCCAACGCCGATGCTCTGGAGCGTCAGGCGGCAGTGCTGGAGCGCCAGGCTGCCGCATACCGGGCGATGGCGGACGCGGTTAAAACGGTGGACAAAAAGGACGGGTAGGGGGTATTCAGCTTGATCCTGAGCATCGCCAGCGGCAAAGGGGGAACAGGCAAGACCACTGTGGCGCTCTTGTTGGCGGCTAGCCGCGAGGGGACCATTATTGCCGACTGCGACGTGGAAGCGCCGAACTGCCATCTTTTTTTAAGGCCGAAATGGGAGACCGAGACGCGGGCTGGAGTCATGGTGCCGCGCTTTGATATGGATAAGTGTGACGGCTGCGGCCGGTGCGTTCAGTATTGCCTGTTCAACGCTCTGGCGGTTGCCGGCGGGACGCCCCTGCTGTTTCCGGAATTATGCCACGGCTGCGGCGGTTGTCTTCTGGCCTGCCCGCGTGAGGCAGTGAGCGAAGAACGGCGGGAGATCGGCGTTTTCCGAACCGGGGTTGCCACCATGAACATTCCGGGGCAACGGCTTATCAGCGGATTGCTGGATGTGGGCACTCCGGCCGCGGCTCCCCTGATAAAAACTATGAAGAAGCAGTTGCCGCATGACGCCGATATTATTCTCGATTGCCCGCCGGGCGCGAGCTGTTCGATGGTGGCTGCGGTCGCGGGCAGCGACTATTGCCTGCTGGTCACCGAGCCTACGCCGTTCGGACTCCATGACCTTGAGCTTGCCGCCGGTGTCTCGGGTATGCTGGCTATCCCGCACGGGGTAGTAATCAACAAGAGCGACGGCGGTCGGGGGGACGAAGCGGTGGAAGGGTGGTGCGCCGCCCATGGGGTGGAGGTGCTGGCCCGCCTGCCTAACAGCCGGGAGTTTGCCGCCAAGTACGCCGCCGGGATGATCGACGGAGAATACAGGGAGGCCGCCGACACACTATGGCGGCGGCTGGACCGGGAGTACCGGAGGCGCAGCGATGGTTAAGGAGCTTGTCATAGCCAGCGGCAAAGGCGGAACCGGAAAAACCAGCATCGGCGCCGCTCTGACCGCCCTCGCACCTGCGAAGATTTTGGCCGACTGTGATGTCGATGCAGCCAACCTCCATCTGGTGGTTGGCTCGCGGTTGAAGGAAGCCCACGATTTTTTCGCCGGATTCGCACCCGTCGTCGATGAGGAGGCGTGTCTGCATTGTGGTCGGTGCACGAACCTATGCCGTTTTGACGCAATCGAGGACGGGGTGATTTCCCGGCCGCTCGCCTGCGAGGGCTGCGGGGTCTGCGCCTTCAACTGTCCGGCCCATGCCATCTCGATGGTGGATAAGAAAGCCGGGCAATGGCTGGTTTCCGAGACCCGCCACGGCCTTTTGGTGCATGCCGAGCTTGGTTTGGCGGTCGATAACTCCGGGAAACTGGTCAGCGAGGTCCGCCGTCAGGCGAAAAGCCGGGCGGAAAAGCGTCGTCTGCCGCTCATCATCACCGACGGACCTCCCGGAGTCGGCTGCCCGGCGATAGCGGCGCTGACCGGAGCGAGCCTCGTCCTGGCGGTTACTGAACCGTCACTGTCGGGAATACATGACCTTGAGCGGCTTTTCTTCCTCTGCCATCATTTCGGCGTACCTGTTGCGGTCTGCATCAATAAAGCGGACATCAGTGAAGAGAACACCCGTGCTATTGTGGCGCTGAGCCGTCGGGAAAGAGCTCCGGTCGTAGGGGAAATTCCCTATGACGACGTTTTCCGGGAGGCCGCTCTAACCGGTTGTACCGTTATGGAGACCGGCAGCGCCGCGCTTACCGGTGAGATAAGAAGGCTGTGGTTGGCAGTGGCCGGGCTGCTGGGGGTCGAGCCTGGCAAAGCGGCGGCCTGGGGGTTGGAACGGTTAATCGACAGACTTGGCGGAAGGCGGGGGATGCCATGAGAATAGCTGTGACGGCGCACGGTCTGGCGCCGGGCTCGTCGGTGGACGGGCGATTTGCGGTCGCGCCCTTCACCTTGATTTTCGATACCGTGACAGGCGGGTGGAACAGGCTTGAAAGTCCTTTCTGGCCGCGGGCCAAGGACGCTCCCGGCCTCAGGCCGCGCCGGCTGCAGGCAGAAAGGGTGGAGGCGCTGATTACAGCAGGCCTCGATCCACTATCATTCCGTGAATTATCCGCCGCGGGCATCGAGATTTTCGCCGCGCCGTCTGGGACGGCGGCCGAAGCCGTCGACCTGCTGCTGGAAGGACGGCTTTCGGCGCTGCGCACCCCCGACGCCGTCAACGTCAGGAAGCTTGTAAGAAAGAATGCGCGAATTACTGTTTAGGGAGAGTGGAAGACATGGTTTCATGTGCGAACCGGGAACAAAAGGATAAAACCCAGGACGAAAAAATCGGCCGCTTCCTCAGCGGCGTGAGCCATACTCTCATGTTCATGAGTGGCAAGGGTGGAGTCGGTAAGAGCACAACGGCGGTAAACGCCGCCTTATTCCTAAGCGACCTCGGATATCGGGTGGGCCTTCTGGACATCGACATCCACGGGCCGAGCGTAGCCGGCCTTTTGGGCCTGAAGGGCATGCCGCTCAACATCGTGGGTGACAAAATCCAGCCCTTCCAGATGAACGAGAACCTGCGGGTGGTCACCTTTCAAGGTTTCCTCGACAATCCCGATCAGCCGATAATCTGGCGGGGGCCGGTGAAGATGGGGGTTATCCTCCAGCTTCTGGCCGACGTCGACTGGGGCGAACTGGATTTCCTTATCATCGACAGTCCGCCGGGCACAGGCGACGAGCCGCTGACCATCGCCCAGAGGATTCCCGATTGCCGCGCGGTAATCATCACGACGCCGCAGGAAATAGCTCTGGCCGATGTGAGGAAATCGCTCAACTTCTGTAAACAAACCAACATCAGGATAATGGGGATCATCGAAAATATGAGCGGCTTTGTCTGTCCTACCTGCGGCGAGCGGCACGATATCTTCAAGAGCGGCGGCGGCGAGAAGACCGCGGCGCAGTGGGGCGTACCCTTCCTCGGCAGGATTCCGATCGACCCGGGCGTCGTCGAGGCTGGCGATCAAGGTAGCGGTATAGTCAAAGCGGACAGTCCGGCTAAGAGTTGTCTAGAGGATATTGTGCGACGGATAACAGAAAATCTGAAACAGGAGAAAGGCGATGGTCAGATGGCAATGAAGATCGGCATCCCGCTGGCGGGAGGGAAACTGTGCAACCATTTCGGGCACTGCGAGGAGTTTGCCCTTGTCAGTGTGACAAACGGGGAAATAACCGATGTAACTAAGCGCGTGCCACCGCCCCACGAGCCGGGCATTATTCCGGAATGGCTTGCGGAGCAGGGCGTGGATACGGTGCTGGCCGGCGGCATGGGCGAAAGGGCGCAGGATATCTTCCGCCAGAAAGGGATCAAAGTGGTATGCGGCGCACAGGGCGGCTCTCCGCAGGATATCGCGGCGAGTTTCCTGCAGGGGACGCTTATGACGGGAGGCAATCCATGCAGTCATGACGAGCCCGGACATCAGTGCCACGGGGGATGAGATCATGAAAATTGCTGTCACCGCCAGTGGGACGGAGCTGTCGGACCGTTTCGACACTCGGTTCGGCCGCGCTGCAAACTTTATCGTTTATGATCTCGAATCCGAACAGTGGGAGTGTCATACCAATAAGCAAAACTACGATGCGGTCCAGGGGGCGGGCATCCAGGCGGCGCAGACCGTCAGCCGGCTTGGAGTTTCGGCTCTCGTAACAGGCCACGTCGGCCCCAAAGCCTTCAAAGTGCTGCAGGCAAGCGGCATCAAGGCATTCGCGGCTGAAGCCGTCACGGCGATGGATGCCCTTGGCGCCTTCCGGCGGGGCGAACTGACGGAAATGACCGGACCGGACGTCGAAGGTCACTGGCTTTAGAATTTAGAAAGGATGTTTACATCGCGCAACAGCACCCCAATTTCAGGGGTGCTGTTATAATGCCTGGAACTGCGATATACTTGCGATTTATATGATTTAGATTAATCTATATGTACACCCACGAGTTGGTAGTATATAATATAGTTAAACCCTCCCCGGAGGGGAGGGGCATATTGGGGCGCGGAGGGGTTGCTTCGTGGAAACTGTTCTCAGGTACCGCCAATATGGATGTGACGAACTGCGAAGGTTTTTCGGCGACACCGCATTCTATTCTCGGTCTTCGCACTTCCGGGCGAACTGCCCCGGGCGTCCCGATGCGCTGAGGACCTCTTACGAAACAGAGTCCGGCAATGACGTAAAAGGCGGACGGATCCGGGTAATCCTGCAACTTGAGCATTGCGGCAGGATAACGTCCCGGAACCAGGGGATGATTATGCGAGGTGCAAAATTCCCTCCCTCTGCATACAACTATAGAGTCAGGGAAGGTCAGCCCACTTCTATTCTCGTAAACGAGGTGCAGAAGGCACTGCACGGCATTCTGGACGGATTGCCGATCGTAATGTATGCCACCGCACACGCCAGACAGGTTTTCAATTACGGAGAGTTCATGTCGTCGGCGGTCAATAAGAAACGACACAGTGACATCACGGCACTTATCCAGAGCGGCCGGATCAAGGTGCTTTCCACCATCCCGCTTACCCATTATGGATTGATCGAAAAGAATGGCTTGGATCAGTTTCATGTTATGCAACTGATCGAAGGATTCTGGGTTGCCTGGATTGATGGCGATGACCTGATACCGGTTTTCCTTGACGAATTGATTGCTTACCGATTCATGAAGGACCGTTTGATGTTATACGAAGGGTTTAAACGAAAGACCTATGATGAGTTGTTTGGCGAAAGTAGAGTTACTCGATAAGGCTGGATGGGCTGCTCGTTATGGTGTGAGCAGCTCGTTTTTTATATCAAAAAATTTGGCTAACTAGCAGGAATCTTACCCTAATAGTCAGAATACATTTTTAAAAACCGGTTTAGTAAATCGATTTTTATAATTCTGTCCCCGGGTCGACGTCAATTCTTTTAGCAGGTAAAAGTTAAAACAGGGTAGTCGCTAGCGGATACGGATATATTTGGGGGGATTCCAGGTGTTCGAAAATCTATTGCTCGGGATTCAGGCTATATCGTCGTTGGAGGTACAGTTTTTTGTCCTCATGGGTGCATTGGCGGGAATATTGGTTTCTTGCCTGCCCGGTCTGAGCGCGACGATGGCGGTGGCTCTCCTTCTCCCGTTAACGTTCGGAATACCGCCTGTAAGTGCCCTATTACTGCTTTCAGGAATTTACGTGGGAGCCATGTTCGGCGGGGCGATTCCTGCGATTCTTTTGTGTACACCGGGTACGCCCTCCGCCGTGAGCACAACGTTCGACGGTTATCCTTTGGCACGGAAGGGCTACGCCGGCAAAGCAATTTCGATCGCATGCATCTCTTCGGTGGCTGCAGGCCTTTTCGGAGTATTTGTTCTGATGACTGTAGCGCCGCCGCTCGCGGCATTTGCGCTTAACTTCAGCGCCCCCGAATACTTTGCGGTAGCCGTTTTCGGTCTAGCCGTCATTTCCAGCCTTGCTGAGGGGTCTGTACTGAAGGCGTTCGCTTCGGGAATGATCGGCCTGCTGCTCGCAGTAGTGGGAATGGATCCAATGACTGGATTTGACCGCTTTACTTTTGACAATACCGATCTTCTTAGCGGCGTGTCGTTTCTCGCGGTAATGATTGGAACGGCCGCATTGGCGGAAGTTCTATATCAAATCGATACCGACAAGAAAGGACAGGCGTTCGAAAAATTCGAAATCGGCAGTCTGGCACTGACGAAGAGTGACTTGAAACAAATCACCAAACCGACGATAATCGGCTGCATCTTCGGCGTGTTCATCGGAATAATGCCGGCGGCCGGCGCCAATATAGCGTCTTTCGTATCTTGGGCTCAGGCCAAGTTATGGTCGAAAAAACCGGAAGAGTTCGGGCACGGATCGGTCGAAGGCCTCGCGGCCTCCGAGGCGGGGAACAATTCAGTCGTCGGCGGCGATCTTGTACCGATGCTTACCCTGGGAGTGCCGGGCGACCCGGTAACAGCAATTATGATGGGGGCGCTGATTCTCCAGGGTCTGCGCCCGGGGCCGATGCTTTTTGCCGAGCATCCTGAGATAGTGTACGGGCTTTTCCTGGGTCTCATCATCTCCAACCTGTGGGTACTGCCTATAGGGTTGCTGGGTGCGCGGTTCTTCGCGAAGATGAGCAATGTGCCGAAACCTATCCTGTGGCCGACGATACTGACCTTGTGCGTCATCGGTACTTACGCCTCGGAAGGAACTATGATGCCGGCCTATACTGTTATCGTATTCGGGCTTGTCGGTTACCTGATGAAGAAGGCGGGATATCCTACCGCGCCGCTTATTCTAGGACTTCTTCTTGGACCGATGGCTGAAGAGAATCTGCGCCGATCCCTACTCATGTCACACATGGATGCCACCGTCTTCTTTACGCGTCCCATCTCGCTTATCTTGCTCCTGCTGGGCTTTATCACTCTCGTATGGCCGTGGTTTCAGGAGTGGTATCAGAAACGTATGGCCGCCAAACTCGGCGTGGAAGTGCCGAAGGATTGCTGATAGCTTAGCATTACACGAAATGACAGGAGAGTGTGTGAGATGAGAAAAATCGATATTCTGTCAGCCGTTATATTGCTTTTGTTGTCCGGCTACGTTATTGTGACGGCCGCCGGTTTTCCTTTGGAAACGAGGACGCTGGGTCCGGATTTCTTCCCCAAGCTGATAGGAGGGTGTTTAGGGGCATTTGCACTGGCTATTCTCATTTTGGCCTTTTTGCGCCCCGGGAAGGAAGAAGCGCCCACAGCGCCGAGCCGTAATCTTATCATTATTATGGCGCTGCTCGGCGGGTATATTATCCTGCTTCCGATGATCGGGTTTCTTGTTGCCACCCCTGTCTATCTGGCGGCGACAGGTCTTTTGCTTGCAGAGAACATGGCTGCCTGGTGGAAAAAGGTGTGCATCAGCGCCACGGTAACGACAGGCGCCTTATACTACCTGTTTAGCACAATGCTGAATGTGCCGCTGCCCTGAAAAGGGGGCGACAACTTTATCTCAGGAAGTTCAATCGGGAGGTTCGAAAATGTTCAAGATGCAGGGGATAGTTCCTCCGATGATAACGCCGTTCGATATCGATGGCAACGTTGACTTTGACGCATTGGAGTCCTTGGTCGATTTTCTTGCGCCACGGGTGGATGGGCTGTTTATCACAGGCTCATATGGCTCCGGTGCTTTGATGACGACGGACGAACGCAAGCTGGTTGCGGAGACGACTATAAATAAGGCCGGCGGACGCGTGCCGGTAATCGTGATGGTGGGCACGACCAATAACCGGCAGTCGGTCGATCTCGCCCGACATGCCGAGTGGGTTGGCGCTACGGCGGTTGCCGCTGTCGGGCCGTATTACTTCAAACATAACGATGACAGTGTCTGCTATTTTTTCGAGGATATTGTCAAAGCGGTCGACATTCCTGTTTACGTTTATAACAATCCCGGTTTTCAGGGTTATCCGATGGATATAAAGCTGCTTCGTCGCCTTAAAGCCATCGGAACCAGCGGCATCAAAGATGCGACCTTCGATATCCAACTACACGCCGCTTATCAGCGACTGCTGAAAGACGACAACTATGACGTCGCCCTGGGAACGGAAGCAATGTGGCTTGCCGCCCGGGCGCTCGGATGCGAGGCGTTTATCCCCGGCCTCGGTAACGCGTTCCCGGAGATATGCCGGCGCATGCACCGGGAGGGGATGGCAGGCGATTGGGACGAATGCCGCCAGACGCAGTTCGAGGTCAACAGGCTGCGGGAAATCATGTACCTGGCGAAATCGACCCAACTGGCAGTCTACGCGATGCTGGAAATACGCGGCATCATCCGGGCATATCCGAGAGCCCCGTTCATAGCCGCATCCGACGCGGAGAAACATGCAATCCGCGAAGAATTGGCCAAGATGAATATGTTGATGGAGGCGTAAGATGTGCTTGCCGTAATTGACTGCGGTACAACCAATACCCGCGTGTATATACTGACCGAAGAGGGCGGCATCGCCGGGCAGAGCGCCGAAAAGGTCGGCGTCAGAGACGTTGCCTCCACGGGGACGAAACAAGTACTGCAAGAGGGAATCAAAAAGGCTTTCTTGCAGGCGATCAATCACGCCGGTGTAGAATTGAGCCAAGTCAGGTTCGCCATTGCATCAGGGATGATAACTTCAGAGATCGGTTTGATCGACCTGCCTCACCTCGTTGCACCGGCCGGACTGGACGAGCTGGCGGCAAGCGTTAAGACGGTCAAGGATCAAAGCGTTTTTCCCCTCGACGTGCCAGTAGTATTTGTGCGCGGCATCCGCAACGCGGTCGGGGAAGGTAGGGGGCTTGGACTATTGCGGCAGATGGACTTCATGCGTGGCGAGGAGGTGCAGGTTATGGGCATCCTGGCCGACCGCAGGCCCAAACTTCCTTTCAACGTCGTCGTGCTCAGTTCCCACACCAAACTCATCAACGTCAACGAGCGAGGCCAGATTACCGGCAGTATCACAACAATAAGCGGTCAATTCTACGAGGCACTGCAATCCACCTCGATCGGCAAATCGATCCGGCCGGCAACAACCGTCGAGCCGGTCGGCGGTTATCCGCTCACCGATATTGTGAACGCTGCTTCCGAAAGCGTGACCAAAGCGGGTTTCTTGCGCACGATGCTGATGCCGCGCTTCATGCAGGTCTTGATAAGTACGAACTGGGCTGAAAGGCAGCAATTCGTGGATGCGGCGATCGCCGCGTGCGACATGGAGATTTTCGCCGAATTCGGGCGGCTAGGGTTTCCCAACAACGTGCCGTATTTGCTTGTCGGCCACAAGGAACGGTGTGAGATATACGAGTTGTTGCTCAAGAGGACTTTCGGTCCTGAATGTGAGGTCGAATACATATACGACCAGGCCGAGATCGATAGGTTTACCGTCACCGGGGCGTTCGCCGTCGCCGACAAGGTGAACCCCGATAATTAGAGGCGATTGCCGGCATTGCCGGATACGCGAAAAAAACGAGGAGGTAGATTTTATGCTCAGGAAGGGTATTGTCGTCGCGATGCTGCTGGTCTTCGTTCTCGCAGCCGTAGGCTGTGGAGGCACTCAGAAGACCGAGGCACCAAAGTTTCCCACCAAGGCGATAAGCATTATCGTACCGTTTGCCGCCGGCGGAGGTACGGACGCAGTCGCCCGCTCGATAGCGAAGTATGCCGAGCCAGTTTTCGGTCAGCCGGTAACGGTTGTGAACAAGGTTGGTGCCAACGGCGCCACGGGCATGACTGAGGGAGTCAATTCTCCCGCCGACGGCTATATGGTCACGATGGTAACCGTCGAAACGGTCACCAACCCCATCCAGGGCAACGTTAAATGGAAGCCGACGGATTTCAAGGCTGTCATGCAGGTCAACTCCGACGCTTCGGCGGTCACCGTACCGGTGGATAGCCCGTTCAAAACTCTTCAGGATCTGCTGAAAGCGGCCAAGGAAAAGCCGGGCACCCTTAAGGTCGGCACCGTTGCCCCGGGAGCGATCTGGCACACTGCCGGTCTCGGACTTCAGGAAAAAGCTGATGTCAAATTCAATCTTGTTCCTTATCCGGGCGGCGCCGCCCCGATAATCACCGACCTGCTCGGCGGACACCTCGATGCCACAACTGTTAGCGCCGCCGAGGTAAGCCAGCACGTCAAGGCAGGCAAACTCCGCATCCTGGCTGTTCTCGCCCCCGAGCGGCTGAAAGGATTCCCCAATATACCCACCGCCAAAGAACAGGGCGTGGATGTTGCCGTTGCGACGTGGCGCGGTCTCGCCGTCCCCGCCAAGACTCCCGATGCAGTCGTCAAGACTCTGCACGACGGCTTCAAAAAATCTATGGACGACCCCAAATTTATCGAGTTTATGGAAAAAGGCAACTTCGGCATGACGTACCGGGATAGCGCAGGCTTCCAAAAATACATGGACGAGCAGACGAAATTCTTTGAGCCGCTGCTGCAGAA
It encodes the following:
- a CDS encoding DUF134 domain-containing protein; its protein translation is MVRPHKERRIQELPPITHYKPVGIPLRDLDEIVLTFEEMEAIRLVDCGQLDMGEAADSMAVSRPTLHRIVNKARQKIATALWQGKALRIEGGSFRLDHTNRDRLRHFVCGACGHKWAVPHGTGQRGRDMNCPSCQAQQARREEE
- a CDS encoding ATP-binding protein; its protein translation is MILSIASGKGGTGKTTVALLLAASREGTIIADCDVEAPNCHLFLRPKWETETRAGVMVPRFDMDKCDGCGRCVQYCLFNALAVAGGTPLLFPELCHGCGGCLLACPREAVSEERREIGVFRTGVATMNIPGQRLISGLLDVGTPAAAPLIKTMKKQLPHDADIILDCPPGASCSMVAAVAGSDYCLLVTEPTPFGLHDLELAAGVSGMLAIPHGVVINKSDGGRGDEAVEGWCAAHGVEVLARLPNSREFAAKYAAGMIDGEYREAADTLWRRLDREYRRRSDG
- a CDS encoding ATP-binding protein, which encodes MVKELVIASGKGGTGKTSIGAALTALAPAKILADCDVDAANLHLVVGSRLKEAHDFFAGFAPVVDEEACLHCGRCTNLCRFDAIEDGVISRPLACEGCGVCAFNCPAHAISMVDKKAGQWLVSETRHGLLVHAELGLAVDNSGKLVSEVRRQAKSRAEKRRLPLIITDGPPGVGCPAIAALTGASLVLAVTEPSLSGIHDLERLFFLCHHFGVPVAVCINKADISEENTRAIVALSRRERAPVVGEIPYDDVFREAALTGCTVMETGSAALTGEIRRLWLAVAGLLGVEPGKAAAWGLERLIDRLGGRRGMP
- a CDS encoding NifB/NifX family molybdenum-iron cluster-binding protein, coding for MRIAVTAHGLAPGSSVDGRFAVAPFTLIFDTVTGGWNRLESPFWPRAKDAPGLRPRRLQAERVEALITAGLDPLSFRELSAAGIEIFAAPSGTAAEAVDLLLEGRLSALRTPDAVNVRKLVRKNARITV
- a CDS encoding iron-sulfur cluster carrier protein MrpORP — encoded protein: MVSCANREQKDKTQDEKIGRFLSGVSHTLMFMSGKGGVGKSTTAVNAALFLSDLGYRVGLLDIDIHGPSVAGLLGLKGMPLNIVGDKIQPFQMNENLRVVTFQGFLDNPDQPIIWRGPVKMGVILQLLADVDWGELDFLIIDSPPGTGDEPLTIAQRIPDCRAVIITTPQEIALADVRKSLNFCKQTNIRIMGIIENMSGFVCPTCGERHDIFKSGGGEKTAAQWGVPFLGRIPIDPGVVEAGDQGSGIVKADSPAKSCLEDIVRRITENLKQEKGDGQMAMKIGIPLAGGKLCNHFGHCEEFALVSVTNGEITDVTKRVPPPHEPGIIPEWLAEQGVDTVLAGGMGERAQDIFRQKGIKVVCGAQGGSPQDIAASFLQGTLMTGGNPCSHDEPGHQCHGG
- a CDS encoding NifB/NifX family molybdenum-iron cluster-binding protein, producing the protein MKIAVTASGTELSDRFDTRFGRAANFIVYDLESEQWECHTNKQNYDAVQGAGIQAAQTVSRLGVSALVTGHVGPKAFKVLQASGIKAFAAEAVTAMDALGAFRRGELTEMTGPDVEGHWL
- a CDS encoding tripartite tricarboxylate transporter permease; amino-acid sequence: MFENLLLGIQAISSLEVQFFVLMGALAGILVSCLPGLSATMAVALLLPLTFGIPPVSALLLLSGIYVGAMFGGAIPAILLCTPGTPSAVSTTFDGYPLARKGYAGKAISIACISSVAAGLFGVFVLMTVAPPLAAFALNFSAPEYFAVAVFGLAVISSLAEGSVLKAFASGMIGLLLAVVGMDPMTGFDRFTFDNTDLLSGVSFLAVMIGTAALAEVLYQIDTDKKGQAFEKFEIGSLALTKSDLKQITKPTIIGCIFGVFIGIMPAAGANIASFVSWAQAKLWSKKPEEFGHGSVEGLAASEAGNNSVVGGDLVPMLTLGVPGDPVTAIMMGALILQGLRPGPMLFAEHPEIVYGLFLGLIISNLWVLPIGLLGARFFAKMSNVPKPILWPTILTLCVIGTYASEGTMMPAYTVIVFGLVGYLMKKAGYPTAPLILGLLLGPMAEENLRRSLLMSHMDATVFFTRPISLILLLLGFITLVWPWFQEWYQKRMAAKLGVEVPKDC
- a CDS encoding tripartite tricarboxylate transporter TctB family protein: MRKIDILSAVILLLLSGYVIVTAAGFPLETRTLGPDFFPKLIGGCLGAFALAILILAFLRPGKEEAPTAPSRNLIIIMALLGGYIILLPMIGFLVATPVYLAATGLLLAENMAAWWKKVCISATVTTGALYYLFSTMLNVPLP
- a CDS encoding dihydrodipicolinate synthase family protein, which translates into the protein MFKMQGIVPPMITPFDIDGNVDFDALESLVDFLAPRVDGLFITGSYGSGALMTTDERKLVAETTINKAGGRVPVIVMVGTTNNRQSVDLARHAEWVGATAVAAVGPYYFKHNDDSVCYFFEDIVKAVDIPVYVYNNPGFQGYPMDIKLLRRLKAIGTSGIKDATFDIQLHAAYQRLLKDDNYDVALGTEAMWLAARALGCEAFIPGLGNAFPEICRRMHREGMAGDWDECRQTQFEVNRLREIMYLAKSTQLAVYAMLEIRGIIRAYPRAPFIAASDAEKHAIREELAKMNMLMEA
- a CDS encoding 2-dehydro-3-deoxygalactonokinase, whose translation is MLAVIDCGTTNTRVYILTEEGGIAGQSAEKVGVRDVASTGTKQVLQEGIKKAFLQAINHAGVELSQVRFAIASGMITSEIGLIDLPHLVAPAGLDELAASVKTVKDQSVFPLDVPVVFVRGIRNAVGEGRGLGLLRQMDFMRGEEVQVMGILADRRPKLPFNVVVLSSHTKLINVNERGQITGSITTISGQFYEALQSTSIGKSIRPATTVEPVGGYPLTDIVNAASESVTKAGFLRTMLMPRFMQVLISTNWAERQQFVDAAIAACDMEIFAEFGRLGFPNNVPYLLVGHKERCEIYELLLKRTFGPECEVEYIYDQAEIDRFTVTGAFAVADKVNPDN
- a CDS encoding tripartite tricarboxylate transporter substrate binding protein; amino-acid sequence: MLRKGIVVAMLLVFVLAAVGCGGTQKTEAPKFPTKAISIIVPFAAGGGTDAVARSIAKYAEPVFGQPVTVVNKVGANGATGMTEGVNSPADGYMVTMVTVETVTNPIQGNVKWKPTDFKAVMQVNSDASAVTVPVDSPFKTLQDLLKAAKEKPGTLKVGTVAPGAIWHTAGLGLQEKADVKFNLVPYPGGAAPIITDLLGGHLDATTVSAAEVSQHVKAGKLRILAVLAPERLKGFPNIPTAKEQGVDVAVATWRGLAVPAKTPDAVVKTLHDGFKKSMDDPKFIEFMEKGNFGMTYRDSAGFQKYMDEQTKFFEPLLQKAGLTKKQ